The segment TTTTCCCCCATATCAGAATGTCATCTTTgctgtctctagggattttagcagaaagagcaatctgaaggaacttgagatccgAGCACTGCTGGCTATAAAGCAATATTTGAACAATTCTCTTGCATTAAGAGTATGACTTCAAAGATAACACCCAAAATGAATACAAATCTCTTATAAAAAATTGTATTCAACGTACATATTTTTTtcttgaagaagaaaagaaaattaacatgtattcaatgtattttatgtttagattatgttttaataaaaaacaaactatCAATGGATATATTAAGTGATGTATCTTGTACGTTTTAGAAAGATAGCTCTACTCCATTCTGTTTCAACATTTAAGAAAAACagaaatgataaaataaaacatcTCTTGAAAAAGAGAAATACATGAAATGAAGCTGGTGGTTCTATCTATTATCTTTGATTTAACATTGTAATCTTACTTCTTCTTTTCTCTGCAGTGACGGCTATATATGTAATATTTTGCtttgatcaattaaaaaaaattcatataatgtAGTGGACTTCAATCAATACAAAATGTAAGTATATATTTAGAATGGCAGGTACACTTCAAATAAATAACAACTGGATCTAAAAACATGCTCACAAATATATTTTTATAGCAATAcctataaacaaatatatataatcTACAACAAGTAACAGTTTTTACGTGGAGGTACCAGGCTTTATTTACCGTGTCTCTAGAATCCCGATAATTATCAAACTCGTTCCATATCACACTTGAGTAAATTTTTTGGTGTTCGCAATTGAATTTTCAGAGGTTGCTTCGATTTGATTAGGGACCACAATTTTGTATCTGTACCATTGAGCACAGAGCAGGAAGTAAAGCAAATTCAGAGCTGCAAGACCTGAAAGCAACCAATAAAAGTAATCCAATCTGGACTTATTCAGGTTCTGACCAAGCCAGCTCTCTCCATGCCGCCCACCAGTGCTATTATGTATAATGCCAACTAGAAAGCTGCTCACATAATTTCCGATCCCCATGTTCAGGAAAAAAAGCGCACCCGCCACACTTCTCATGTTTTCCGGGAACTGACTGTACAAAAACTCGATAAGCCCGATTGCACTGAACGCCTCTGCCAATCCGGCCACGGAATACTGAGGAACCAAATAGAAGGCCGACATGGGTATTTCAGCCTTGGGCTTATCCATAAAACCGTGGCTCAATCCCATGTTCCGCCGCTTTGTCTCGATCACCGCCGCCAAAGCCATGAATATAATGCACATGAAGAATCCCACCCCGACTCTCTGCAGAGGGCTTATCCCGTTTCCTCCTTTGCTCATTCGCCTCGTGAATGGCACTATAACTCTGTCGTAGAATGGTAAGAAAAAAGTGAGCGCCAGCATGGTGAAGATTCCGAATGAACCGGCTGGTATTCGGAAATTTTTGCATAGGTGTCTGTCCATTGTTAGGGCCTGTAATACAGTGAATGTGTTGAGCTGAGACGTGCAGACGAAGTTGTTTATGCCGGCTAGCCATATGGGTGCTATTCTTATCACCGACTTTAGCTCTTCCACTTGCTGAAGGCTGCACAGTCTCCATGGATCTACCACTGATCCGTCTGATTTCAAGTCTTTTTCGGTTTTTAACGCAGCTTTGTTCAGAAACCTGAatattttaaatcaaatacaatcaTTAATCAGCAGTTTGGGTGAAATCAGTAAGCTTAATTTTGATTATTTCTTGGACTAGAGATTCGTCGCCACGTGGATATGATATCGgatattagttttttattttaaagTGCCCTTATCGAGGTGGGGCTCGCATATTAATGATGTTTTGTAATGGTCCTATTTTTAAATCGTCGTTATTATATAGATACTTGGAATATTTGATATTTCGCATTGATGTAGTACTGTTGTATTGACTTTTAGATAGATTATAGTatgcaaaatttaatttaaataaaaaaaaaattatgaagatagaagatatggaaattATGGATCGTGATTGGAAATGTTGATGTTAATAAAATTCACAAAGTTGAATCTAAAAATACAACTACTAtcatcatggattgtggaaatctaatgtctCCGACATAAAAGTTATTTAGAGAGGAAACATGAACTTTTTggtggagataatttttttcttcttttggtttcaaTTATATGTGATATCATTTCATAATCAACATTTcatcatgatccatcatcaaaatgaaagaattaaaatgaaataatatatataGAAAACTTTCAGTTATATAATAGAATTAaataatgttttattattattaaaaatatatttaatttaataaaattgaaTCAAATTATATaactataattaaaataatttttttaattatataattaaagagatttttttttaaaatgtaaacaCATTGTAAAACACAATCaataatatattttgaaaaaattataattacaaattcttaaataaattaactaaaataaaataatcatttttcaataaaattagaatatttttttaaataaaaataaagtaaataaaataatgtaaataaaagaaaatattgaatcaaAAGCTAaaatatatacttttatatataCATCTAGCAAATAAAATAATTGTAAtgttaagaaaaaaaaattggaaaatatatTTATGTACTTTTAAAGTAAAAACATAACGAAAGGAGTATCAAATCATGAATAatgattttaaagttaaaaaaataatatatgaaaaaggaaaatagcttcacaaataaaaataaagtttaaaaaaaaattcttaaatacaAATTAAAATTTATAGACTAAATCATTCAAAATTATTTCTAGGTTCTTTTCAAATGaatgtatttaagatatttatatttattttacatgattaacatttttttagttgataattatttttaaaaattaaaatcattaaTTATAATaactataattattttattaaaaatttattatccTCATtataacaaaaatatttctaattgAGACACATATATACATCTTTATCTTTAAATCTATTATAACTCTTAATGGATGGAGACTAAGTGTAACATACCAACTAAAATTCTACATGCAAGAGGTTAAGACTAAGGTTTAAGGAAGTGGAATTCactattttgaatttttgatacccATAGCTTGTTCTAAACAAATTTAAATCTTGTTTGCCATATCAATTTTTTGAGATGATTATCTAttcaagaattttattttattataattttaacaaTTAATATAAgatctttcatttttcaatttaattacttattttttttacaataaattcaaaaatatttattttgtttattataaaATCTTCTTCATTTTAAATATGATtatatgaccatcaaatttaacacagtaaTTCGAACAACTTACTGCTCTACTCTCTCCCTTTAAGAGTTCCAGTAAAAAGGACATTCTTATTGCACAACCACTAGATCTTTTCCCCTAGAACAAAATAAAATCTTTCATGATCAGATAATGGTACAATGAAGCATTTAATATACTACATATCCTGACAATGGTTACGAACAGTGAATTAAATAAAAACAGTCCGCTATTCCACGTGAGTGACCCAGACATGTTAATGGTCTACAGTAACATACTTTGTTGTTTATGTTCGATATACAGTACTTTTTTATACATACATTTGAAAATAATACCTCAATGAAGAAGACAAAAAGGATCGAGTAAAGAGATTCTTACATGAACTGGTGGGTTAGAACCATCCTTGATTTGAGGCTTCCTTTCATCGGAGGGTCGTAGAAATCCTCTGCTCCAGCCTGCTCCGAAGGTAAGCGTAGATGGCGTTTCCTTATTGCACAAACTATTACCTGTGCAAAACTTGTGATAGAGCTTCCTTCGGGACTGACAAGAATATAAAGCCTTTTACCAATGAAGAAGCAGCTCACAGAGCAGAACATTAGAGCAGCGGGAATACCCAATCCCCAACTCCAGCTTACACTATCCTGAATATACACAATGATTGTCAGAGATATCATCACCGCTATGGTGAAGGTAAAATAGTACCAGTTGAAAAAGCTCTGAATGCTTCTCTTTCCCTTTTCACTTGTGTAGTCGAATTGATCTGCTCCGAAGGCTATAGAACATGGCCTGATCCCACCTGCACCGATGGTCATCATTGCAAAGGAGGAGTAAAGTAAGACGTTTTGACCTAACGATGCACCCACACAGGGCCCTTTCTCAGTATTACATGGAGGTGGTCTCAAGCTAGGAAATATGGCTGTCAGGGTAAGAAGAATCATTCCCTGTAACACACAACATAAAGATTGTAAGGCAGCTTGGGACTCAAAAAACTTTTGAACAGTATTACAGAAAATGTAGTCAGTCTAACAGTGACTAATAACATCAAATTTGTAAaattcataataaatttttgtaATTGTTTCTGAATTAGATTGTATTAAAGAAGTTTTTACATAACATTTCGGATCACATTTTCGTAATCTATCATCGGAATTTTACTCTTTGAAATTCTGATTATAGATCTAAAACGTTGAttgcaaaaaattctttaacacaaTCTAATTCAAAAAACAACTATAATAAATAACAACAACTATAATAAATAACGGTGACTTACGATTAGAGATGCTATGCA is part of the Cryptomeria japonica chromosome 10, Sugi_1.0, whole genome shotgun sequence genome and harbors:
- the LOC131054233 gene encoding protein NRT1/ PTR FAMILY 2.9, translating into MPTVMASDGHKHLQLEMGYQVELKSRDDNHEKNKENGAAVFGGLTHQTDATKMAVSVQKKEEDEAIKQPGGWKTMPYIIGNEVCEKLATIGLLSNIVVYLTSKFNMPNVQASFVINVWSGTTNMTPLLGAFLSDSYIGRYWTIALGCIASLIGMILLTLTAIFPSLRPPPCNTEKGPCVGASLGQNVLLYSSFAMMTIGAGGIRPCSIAFGADQFDYTSEKGKRSIQSFFNWYYFTFTIAVMISLTIIVYIQDSVSWSWGLGIPAALMFCSVSCFFIGKRLYILVSPEGSSITSFAQVIVCAIRKRHLRLPSEQAGAEDFYDPPMKGSLKSRMVLTHQFMFLNKAALKTEKDLKSDGSVVDPWRLCSLQQVEELKSVIRIAPIWLAGINNFVCTSQLNTFTVLQALTMDRHLCKNFRIPAGSFGIFTMLALTFFLPFYDRVIVPFTRRMSKGGNGISPLQRVGVGFFMCIIFMALAAVIETKRRNMGLSHGFMDKPKAEIPMSAFYLVPQYSVAGLAEAFSAIGLIEFLYSQFPENMRSVAGALFFLNMGIGNYVSSFLVGIIHNSTGGRHGESWLGQNLNKSRLDYFYWLLSGLAALNLLYFLLCAQWYRYKIVVPNQIEATSENSIANTKKFTQV